One stretch of Vogesella indigofera DNA includes these proteins:
- the phnX gene encoding phosphonoacetaldehyde hydrolase, with amino-acid sequence MQRYQHLEAVIFDWAGTVVDFGSFAPTQVLIDVFAEIGITVSMAEARVPMGLAKWDHIQALGRLPGVAERWQARFGRAMNDTDVDRLYQQFMPLQVARVGEYSAPIPGAIDTVNLLRQRGLKIGSCSGYPRVVMDRLLPLAAAAGYAPDHTVATDDLAAGGRPGPWMALDNVIELAVSDVRHCVKVDDTAPGIAEGLRAGMWTVGLSASGNAVGLTAEKWSALSPAHQAEYRAPAEAQLTTAGAHYVVDTIAELPAVLMQIEARLAAGERP; translated from the coding sequence ATGCAACGCTATCAACATCTGGAAGCCGTGATTTTCGATTGGGCCGGGACCGTGGTGGACTTCGGTTCGTTCGCCCCCACTCAAGTGCTGATCGACGTATTTGCCGAGATTGGCATCACAGTGAGCATGGCCGAGGCCCGCGTCCCCATGGGACTAGCCAAGTGGGATCACATCCAGGCGCTTGGCCGCTTGCCCGGCGTGGCAGAGCGCTGGCAAGCACGCTTTGGTCGTGCCATGAACGATACCGACGTGGATAGGCTGTATCAGCAGTTCATGCCGCTGCAGGTTGCCCGTGTGGGTGAATATTCGGCACCGATTCCAGGGGCCATTGATACCGTCAATCTGCTGCGGCAGCGTGGTCTCAAAATTGGTAGCTGCTCCGGTTACCCGCGCGTCGTCATGGACAGGCTGCTGCCATTGGCCGCAGCGGCAGGCTATGCACCAGACCACACTGTTGCCACCGATGATCTGGCGGCCGGTGGCCGGCCCGGCCCATGGATGGCGCTGGACAACGTAATTGAACTAGCAGTGAGCGATGTGCGCCACTGTGTGAAAGTAGACGACACTGCACCGGGCATTGCAGAAGGACTGCGTGCCGGCATGTGGACCGTAGGCCTGTCGGCCAGCGGCAATGCGGTCGGTCTGACGGCGGAGAAATGGTCGGCACTGTCACCCGCCCATCAGGCCGAATACCGAGCGCCCGCCGAAGCGCAGCTCACTACGGCAGGGGCGCACTACGTTGTCGATACCATTGCGGAGCTGCCAGCCGTCCTGATGCAGATCGAAGCTAGGCTAGCCGCAGGTGAACGTCCGTGA
- a CDS encoding 2-aminoethylphosphonate--pyruvate transaminase → MREPILLTPGPLTTALATKAAMLTDWGSWDSRFNELTRSVCHDLLTIANGRHSHACIPLQGSGTYAVEAAIANLVPRTGKLLVLVNGAYGKRMAQIAQYLDRDYSVYETADDTPPSADTLAMLLQDDPTISHVGLIHCETSTGILNPLADIAAVVHATGRKLIVDAMSSFGALPIDVAALHIDALIASSNKCLEGVPGMGFVIANQDSLLASRGNSHSLALDLLAQYEYMQATGQWRFTPPTHVVAALRVALDQYLAEGGQSARLARYAANATLLQQRLGEAGLLLFLPTELQAPIILTFHAPAHLGYQFKAFYEAVREQGFVLYPGKLTSQETFRVGCIGAIDSAEIEQACHTITTTIRQLGWTQ, encoded by the coding sequence ATGCGAGAACCAATTCTGCTTACTCCCGGCCCACTCACCACGGCACTAGCCACCAAAGCCGCCATGCTCACCGACTGGGGCTCCTGGGACAGTCGCTTTAATGAGCTGACCCGCAGTGTCTGCCATGATCTACTAACCATTGCCAATGGCCGCCACAGCCATGCCTGCATACCGCTGCAAGGCTCTGGAACCTATGCAGTAGAAGCGGCGATTGCCAACCTGGTGCCGCGTACCGGCAAACTGCTGGTGCTGGTCAATGGCGCCTACGGCAAGCGCATGGCCCAAATCGCACAGTATCTGGACCGCGACTACAGCGTCTATGAAACGGCAGACGATACTCCTCCCTCTGCCGACACCTTGGCCATGCTGCTGCAAGATGATCCGACGATCAGCCACGTTGGTCTCATCCACTGCGAGACCAGCACCGGCATACTCAACCCGCTAGCCGACATCGCCGCCGTGGTGCACGCCACTGGCCGGAAGTTAATCGTCGATGCCATGTCCAGCTTCGGAGCACTGCCCATCGACGTGGCCGCGCTGCACATCGATGCGCTGATCGCCAGTAGCAACAAATGCCTGGAAGGCGTACCCGGCATGGGTTTCGTCATCGCTAATCAGGATAGCTTGCTGGCCAGCCGCGGCAATAGCCATTCGCTGGCGCTGGATCTGCTGGCACAGTACGAGTACATGCAGGCGACCGGCCAGTGGCGCTTCACTCCGCCCACCCATGTAGTAGCAGCGCTACGAGTCGCACTAGACCAATACCTGGCCGAAGGTGGCCAGTCGGCGCGCTTGGCCCGTTATGCGGCCAACGCCACTCTGCTGCAACAGCGGCTGGGTGAGGCGGGCCTGCTACTGTTCCTGCCCACCGAACTGCAAGCGCCCATCATCCTGACATTCCATGCCCCAGCCCACCTAGGCTATCAGTTCAAAGCCTTCTACGAGGCGGTGCGAGAACAGGGCTTTGTACTTTATCCGGGCAAGCTCACCAGCCAGGAAACCTTCCGCGTCGGCTGCATCGGCGCCATCGACAGCGCAGAGATCGAACAAGCCTGCCACACCATCACCACCACCATCCGCCAGCTTGGCTGGACACAGTAA
- a CDS encoding putative 2-aminoethylphosphonate ABC transporter permease subunit gives MISLKRERRIASGMDEKLGGLLLWLLLTLLVVAVVLPLAAILGKALTDSDGRFAGLTQISHTLAQPGLLRATSGSVQVAIASTLLVVPLAYGYAAALTRVALPLRGLFRLLALLPLLAPSLLPGISLVYLFGNQGLLKTWFPDGSIYGFAGIVLGEAFYTFPHALMILLTALAVGDARLYEAARTMGAGRLRQFLTITLPATRYGVVSAALVVFTLTITDFGVAKVIGGQYPVLAVEAYKQVIGQQNFPQGAVIGLLLLLPAMLSFMLDRKLQRRQQTLVSARAQPLQMVHSWPVRLVALSFCSVVGGALLLLLGTAIAAAFIQLWPYQLQFTLTHFDFDSVDGGGWLAFGNSLKMALGTALLGTCVVFLGAWSSCKLRSIPTGGQLLHAIAMLPMAVPGLVLGLGYIFFFNSDGNPLHGLYGSLSILVLCSVAHFYTTAHMTARTALAQLDPDFEPVAASLKVPLWTTLWRVTLPACLPAVLEIARYFFVSAMTTVSAVIFLYTPDTVLAAVAVLNMDDAGDTAAAAAMATLIVASSATVCLLFALLSHWLLAQSQRWRQPNKH, from the coding sequence ATGATCAGCCTGAAACGCGAACGCCGCATCGCCAGCGGCATGGATGAAAAACTGGGAGGCCTGCTGCTTTGGCTATTGCTGACCTTGCTGGTAGTGGCAGTGGTGCTACCGCTGGCAGCCATACTGGGCAAAGCGCTGACTGACAGTGATGGTCGCTTTGCCGGCCTGACACAGATCAGCCATACGCTGGCTCAGCCAGGTTTGCTGCGCGCGACAAGTGGCAGCGTACAGGTGGCGATAGCCAGCACACTATTGGTCGTGCCGCTGGCTTACGGCTATGCCGCAGCGCTGACACGTGTCGCACTACCACTCCGCGGCCTGTTCCGCCTGCTGGCGCTGCTGCCATTGCTGGCCCCCTCGCTGTTGCCCGGCATTTCTCTAGTTTATCTGTTTGGCAATCAGGGCTTACTGAAGACGTGGTTCCCGGATGGCAGCATCTATGGTTTTGCTGGCATCGTACTGGGTGAGGCGTTCTATACCTTTCCGCATGCTTTGATGATTTTACTCACCGCACTGGCTGTAGGTGATGCCCGGCTATATGAGGCTGCGCGCACCATGGGTGCCGGCCGCTTGCGCCAGTTTCTCACCATTACTCTGCCAGCCACACGGTACGGCGTGGTATCTGCGGCACTGGTCGTCTTTACACTAACCATCACGGACTTTGGGGTCGCCAAGGTGATTGGTGGCCAGTATCCGGTACTGGCCGTTGAAGCCTACAAACAGGTGATTGGCCAGCAGAACTTCCCGCAAGGTGCAGTCATCGGTCTGCTGTTGCTGTTGCCGGCCATGCTGTCTTTCATGCTGGATCGCAAGTTACAGCGCCGTCAGCAAACACTGGTTTCCGCTAGGGCGCAGCCCCTGCAGATGGTGCATAGCTGGCCTGTGCGCCTGGTTGCACTGTCATTCTGCAGCGTGGTGGGCGGTGCCCTGCTGCTACTGTTGGGTACAGCCATCGCCGCCGCCTTTATCCAGCTATGGCCCTACCAGCTGCAATTCACCTTGACGCACTTCGACTTTGACAGCGTCGATGGCGGTGGTTGGCTAGCATTTGGCAACAGTCTGAAAATGGCTCTGGGAACGGCTCTGCTCGGTACCTGTGTAGTTTTTCTGGGCGCGTGGAGTAGTTGCAAACTGCGCTCCATTCCAACGGGTGGTCAGTTGCTACACGCCATCGCCATGCTGCCGATGGCAGTGCCCGGCTTGGTGCTGGGTTTGGGTTACATCTTTTTCTTCAACAGCGACGGCAATCCACTGCATGGTCTGTACGGCAGCCTGAGCATACTGGTGCTGTGCTCGGTGGCTCACTTCTACACCACTGCCCACATGACCGCCCGGACTGCGCTGGCCCAACTGGACCCGGATTTTGAGCCCGTAGCCGCCTCGCTGAAAGTACCGCTTTGGACGACGTTATGGCGTGTCACCCTGCCCGCCTGCCTACCAGCGGTACTGGAAATCGCCCGTTATTTCTTTGTGTCAGCCATGACAACCGTGTCGGCGGTGATCTTTCTCTACACCCCGGACACCGTGCTTGCCGCGGTAGCAGTGCTGAACATGGATGACGCGGGTGACACCGCGGCAGCGGCGGCCATGGCGACCTTGATCGTGGCCAGTTCCGCGACCGTTTGCTTGCTGTTCGCGCTGCTGTCGCACTGGCTGCTGGCACAAAGCCAACGCTGGCGCCAACCAAACAAACACTAA
- a CDS encoding putative 2-aminoethylphosphonate ABC transporter ATP-binding protein, which translates to MKLDPAFLLHKPQPGSSAHQARPYLQLAGISKRFGQQTVLDALDLTVHKGEFVCLLGPSGCGKTTLLRQIAGLDLPDAGTIQVDARDITLLPPAKRDYGIVFQSYALFPNLNVADNIAYGLRGRREDKHRRVSELLALINLDGIADKFPAQLSGGQQQRVALARALATSPGLLLLDEPLSALDARVREHLRREIRALQQKLGITTIMVTHDQEEALTMADRVVVMNGGRIEQSGSPFDVYREPASRFVASFVGQGNWLPAITRDSSSVQLGEHVLPLSPPHGLETGQTATLFVRPEDIMLHPQWPATPDAVLAEIHKLELLGPVYRISLHVPAWGAVNLQADLTHAQLTQLDVSPQHRVPVSLNLARCRVFSGKDAA; encoded by the coding sequence ATGAAGCTAGACCCTGCTTTTCTCCTGCACAAGCCGCAACCAGGCAGTAGCGCCCACCAAGCCCGGCCATACCTTCAGCTTGCCGGCATCAGCAAGCGCTTTGGCCAGCAAACCGTACTGGATGCACTGGACCTGACCGTACACAAGGGGGAATTTGTCTGTTTGCTGGGACCTTCCGGCTGTGGCAAGACCACACTGCTACGCCAGATTGCCGGCCTGGATCTCCCGGATGCCGGCACCATTCAGGTGGATGCTCGCGACATCACTCTGCTACCACCGGCTAAGCGCGATTACGGCATCGTGTTCCAGTCTTATGCTCTCTTTCCGAATTTGAATGTGGCAGACAACATTGCCTATGGCCTTCGCGGCCGACGTGAAGACAAGCACCGTCGTGTCAGTGAACTGCTAGCCCTGATCAACTTGGATGGTATTGCCGACAAATTCCCCGCCCAACTGTCTGGCGGGCAACAGCAGCGCGTGGCACTTGCACGGGCACTGGCGACTTCTCCAGGCCTGTTATTGCTGGATGAGCCGCTTTCCGCACTGGATGCACGCGTGCGTGAGCACCTGCGCCGCGAGATCCGCGCCTTGCAGCAAAAGCTTGGCATTACCACCATCATGGTGACACACGACCAGGAAGAGGCCCTCACCATGGCTGACCGCGTGGTGGTGATGAATGGGGGTCGCATCGAACAGAGCGGCAGCCCGTTCGATGTCTATCGCGAGCCCGCCAGCCGCTTTGTTGCCAGTTTTGTCGGCCAGGGGAACTGGTTGCCAGCCATCACCCGCGATAGCAGTAGCGTGCAGCTGGGCGAACATGTTCTGCCGCTGTCACCACCGCACGGCCTGGAAACAGGACAAACCGCCACCCTGTTCGTCCGACCCGAAGACATCATGCTTCACCCCCAGTGGCCAGCCACGCCGGATGCCGTCCTGGCAGAAATCCACAAACTGGAGCTGCTGGGACCGGTATACCGCATCAGTCTACATGTGCCCGCCTGGGGAGCAGTCAACCTGCAGGCCGACCTCACTCACGCACAACTGACCCAACTGGATGTCAGCCCGCAACACCGGGTACCGGTATCGCTCAACTTGGCGCGTTGCCGAGTGTTTAGCGGCAAGGACGCAGCATGA
- a CDS encoding phosphonate degradation HD-domain oxygenase: MIYPAFHTLDDLFTQLATQGHSLYGGEAVSQLEHALQSALAAEQAGASDALITAALLHDVGHIVTGQRDDDITNGLDDHHEAVAVQVLGTLFDDEVLMPIALHVAAKRYLCATRRDYLTSLSNASRQSLVLQGGPMSASEVQRFACRPHANAAIALRHYDDIAKTPALPTPPLQHYQAIAANVLKALS; encoded by the coding sequence GTGATTTATCCAGCATTTCATACCCTGGACGACCTGTTTACGCAGCTGGCCACCCAGGGTCACTCCCTTTACGGTGGAGAAGCCGTCAGTCAGCTGGAGCACGCTCTACAAAGTGCACTGGCTGCCGAGCAGGCGGGCGCAAGCGATGCCTTGATCACAGCCGCGCTATTACATGATGTTGGCCACATTGTCACCGGTCAGCGCGATGACGACATTACCAATGGACTGGACGATCACCACGAAGCGGTAGCCGTTCAGGTTCTTGGTACGCTGTTTGACGATGAAGTACTGATGCCGATTGCCCTGCACGTTGCAGCCAAACGCTATTTGTGCGCCACCCGCCGCGATTACCTCACCAGCCTGTCGAACGCCTCCCGCCAGTCGCTGGTACTGCAAGGTGGTCCGATGTCCGCCAGTGAAGTTCAGCGGTTTGCCTGCCGCCCACATGCCAATGCAGCAATTGCGCTACGGCATTACGACGATATTGCCAAGACCCCCGCCCTGCCGACACCACCACTACAGCATTACCAGGCCATTGCGGCCAACGTTCTGAAAGCCCTCTCATGA
- a CDS encoding CYTH domain-containing protein: protein MALETELKFSLLPSHNAAFRRLMASHVPGTAPTTTLYSVYYDTPSLALMQQGMGLRLRQVDGHWLQTLKFAEQAGAGLHQRLELEKAVSGPVLELDQITDRKARRFLTQHHIASVLAPLFTTTIRRQCWTLQDGHGNSLEVSLDHGTIEGQGQTLKVNEVEIELKQGQTQALFDLALKLASSLPLTPHPQSKPERGYALYCDVWPLTPSKAQLPTLSATMTPQSEPK, encoded by the coding sequence ATGGCGCTTGAAACCGAACTGAAGTTCAGTCTGCTGCCTAGCCACAACGCCGCCTTCCGGCGCCTGATGGCAAGTCATGTGCCGGGTACTGCACCGACAACAACACTGTATAGCGTGTACTACGACACCCCTTCTCTGGCGCTGATGCAGCAGGGCATGGGGCTACGACTGCGGCAAGTTGACGGCCATTGGTTGCAGACGCTGAAGTTTGCCGAACAAGCCGGCGCAGGTCTGCATCAACGCCTGGAGTTGGAGAAGGCCGTGAGCGGTCCGGTGCTGGAGCTCGACCAGATCACAGACCGGAAAGCACGTCGGTTCCTGACCCAGCACCATATCGCATCGGTGCTGGCCCCGTTGTTCACAACGACCATCCGACGACAATGCTGGACGCTACAAGACGGGCATGGCAACTCGTTGGAAGTCAGCCTAGACCACGGCACGATTGAGGGGCAAGGGCAAACACTGAAGGTCAATGAGGTCGAAATCGAATTGAAACAGGGTCAGACGCAGGCGCTATTCGACCTGGCGTTGAAGCTGGCCAGCTCTCTCCCTCTAACTCCCCATCCACAAAGCAAGCCTGAACGAGGCTATGCCCTGTATTGCGATGTCTGGCCGCTCACCCCATCCAAGGCGCAATTGCCTACATTGAGCGCCACGATGACACCACAGTCTGAACCGAAGTAA